The following proteins come from a genomic window of Winogradskyella sp. PC-19:
- a CDS encoding DoxX family protein, with protein MLTKKIIYWVSTAVLCGIMLYSAQMYFRNTEMVKGFFESFNYPTYFVIPLAVLKVFGVIMILWRKSQWLTEWAYAGFFFDLVLAYMAHHFANDGQELFALIALVAIFPSYFLGKYIRD; from the coding sequence ATGCTAACAAAAAAAATCATTTACTGGGTGTCGACAGCGGTACTATGTGGTATTATGTTGTATTCGGCACAGATGTATTTTAGGAATACTGAAATGGTCAAAGGTTTTTTTGAGAGTTTTAATTACCCAACATATTTCGTGATTCCACTTGCAGTTTTAAAAGTGTTTGGTGTAATTATGATTTTATGGAGAAAAAGCCAATGGCTTACCGAATGGGCATATGCTGGTTTCTTTTTTGATTTGGTTTTAGCTTACATGGCACATCATTTTGCTAATGATGGACAAGAACTATTTGCTTTGATAGCGCTAGTAGCAATTTTTCCTTCTTATTTTTTGGGTAAATATATTAGAGATTAA
- the rsmI gene encoding 16S rRNA (cytidine(1402)-2'-O)-methyltransferase — MGKLYLVPTPIGNLKDMTFRAVEVLNEVDLILAEDTRTSGKLLKHFEITTQMQSHHMHNEHKTVTHLVEKLKSGLSIAVISDAGTPAISDPGFLLTRAAVENNIEVECLPGATAFVPALVNSGLPNDKFVFEGFLPVKKGRQTRLLLLAEETRTMIFYESPHKLVKTLGHFSEYFGEDRPVSVSRELTKLFEETIRGTAKEVLEHYTNKPPKGEIVIVVGGKK, encoded by the coding sequence ATGGGAAAACTCTATCTCGTACCAACGCCAATAGGAAATTTAAAAGATATGACGTTTAGAGCCGTTGAGGTACTAAATGAAGTCGACCTAATTTTAGCCGAAGACACACGTACTTCGGGTAAACTTTTAAAACATTTTGAAATTACGACACAGATGCAAAGCCATCACATGCACAACGAGCATAAAACGGTAACACATTTGGTCGAAAAATTAAAATCAGGATTATCAATAGCTGTGATTAGCGATGCAGGTACACCAGCAATTTCTGATCCAGGTTTTTTATTAACGCGTGCTGCAGTAGAAAACAATATTGAAGTCGAATGTTTACCAGGAGCCACTGCTTTTGTGCCAGCTTTGGTAAATAGTGGATTACCAAATGATAAGTTTGTTTTTGAAGGCTTTTTACCTGTAAAAAAAGGGCGTCAAACACGTTTGCTATTACTTGCTGAAGAAACTCGAACTATGATTTTTTATGAAAGCCCACATAAGCTAGTAAAGACTCTAGGACATTTTAGCGAATATTTTGGAGAAGACAGACCAGTTTCAGTTTCGCGAGAATTAACTAAATTATTTGAAGAAACCATTAGGGGAACGGCTAAAGAGGTTTTAGAACATTACACGAATAAGCCACCCAAAGGAGAGATTGTAATTGTTGTTGGTGGTAAGAAATAG
- a CDS encoding uracil-DNA glycosylase family protein: MKNLLKEISQCTICKAYLPLGPRPVVTANINSKIIIIGQAPGTKVHESGIPWDDQSGKKLRQWLNVTDEQFYNTENFAIIPMGFCYPGKGKTGDLPPRPECAPQWHQLLLDKMPNVELVILVGAYAQKYYLKDKAKRTLTETVGEYKSYLPKYFPIAHPSPTNRFWRAKNPWFEELIVAELQKKVREILN, encoded by the coding sequence GTGAAGAATCTCTTAAAAGAAATTAGCCAGTGCACAATTTGTAAAGCATATTTACCATTAGGACCACGACCTGTAGTAACAGCAAACATAAATTCTAAAATTATAATCATTGGTCAAGCACCAGGAACTAAGGTTCATGAATCCGGAATTCCTTGGGATGATCAAAGTGGCAAAAAACTGCGACAATGGCTCAATGTTACTGACGAGCAATTTTATAATACTGAAAACTTTGCGATTATACCCATGGGATTTTGTTATCCTGGAAAAGGAAAAACAGGAGATTTACCACCAAGACCGGAATGTGCGCCGCAATGGCATCAGCTATTATTGGACAAAATGCCAAATGTTGAGTTGGTTATTTTAGTCGGTGCTTACGCACAGAAATATTATCTAAAAGATAAAGCTAAACGGACATTGACCGAAACTGTAGGTGAGTACAAAAGCTATTTACCAAAGTATTTTCCTATTGCTCATCCATCACCTACCAATCGTTTTTGGCGGGCTAAAAATCCTTGGTTTGAGGAGTTGATTGTGGCGGAGTTGCAGAAGAAAGTAAGGGAAATATTGAATTAG
- a CDS encoding carboxymuconolactone decarboxylase family protein → MALVTPLSPEHDLETKELAEFFNETLGFCPNSVLTMQRRPAISKAFINLNKAVMANEGRVTSALKRMIAWVSSNSTGCRYCQAHAIRAAERYGAEQEQLDNIWEYRTHPAFSEAERAALDFSLQASMVPNAVDAEIKERLYKHWDEGEIVEMLGVISLFGYLNRWNDSMGTNIEEGAIESGNQYLGKHGFEVGKHDGSKY, encoded by the coding sequence ATGGCATTAGTAACTCCGTTATCTCCTGAACACGATTTAGAAACCAAAGAACTTGCAGAATTCTTTAATGAAACCTTGGGGTTTTGTCCAAATTCTGTCTTAACGATGCAACGCAGACCAGCAATTTCTAAGGCGTTTATAAACTTAAATAAAGCTGTAATGGCTAATGAAGGTCGTGTAACTTCGGCATTAAAGCGTATGATTGCCTGGGTAAGTAGTAACAGTACAGGTTGCCGTTATTGCCAAGCGCATGCTATTAGAGCTGCGGAACGTTATGGTGCAGAACAAGAACAATTAGATAACATTTGGGAATATAGAACACACCCCGCTTTTTCTGAAGCTGAACGTGCTGCCTTAGACTTTTCTTTGCAAGCGTCTATGGTGCCAAATGCTGTTGATGCAGAAATTAAAGAACGTTTATATAAACATTGGGATGAAGGTGAAATTGTAGAAATGCTTGGTGTTATTTCACTCTTTGGCTACTTAAATAGATGGAATGATTCTATGGGAACAAACATCGAAGAAGGTGCTATTGAAAGTGGAAACCAATATTTAGGAAAGCATGGCTTTGAAGTTGGAAAACATGATGGCAGTAAATATTAA
- a CDS encoding OsmC family protein, with protein MPDKITTHWKDGLTFESDNPSGKTVVMDTNIDGQDERYGLSPKAMMLSSLAGCSALDVISTLEKMKSPIDDFKIEVSGELTDEHPRYYHSVVVDYHFYGTDLNKKKCERAVELSVEKYCGVMEMFRQFAKVETNNHFHIIMKQ; from the coding sequence ATGCCAGATAAAATCACAACACACTGGAAAGACGGATTAACTTTTGAATCTGATAATCCAAGCGGAAAAACTGTAGTCATGGATACCAATATCGATGGTCAGGATGAGCGTTATGGATTATCACCAAAAGCGATGATGTTGTCTTCTTTGGCTGGTTGTTCGGCATTAGACGTGATTTCAACTTTAGAGAAAATGAAATCACCTATCGATGATTTTAAAATTGAAGTTTCTGGAGAATTAACCGATGAGCATCCAAGATATTACCATTCGGTAGTTGTGGATTATCACTTCTATGGTACAGATTTAAATAAGAAAAAGTGTGAACGCGCTGTAGAGTTATCTGTTGAAAAATATTGTGGTGTTATGGAAATGTTCAGACAATTTGCAAAAGTTGAAACGAATAATCATTTTCATATTATTATGAAGCAGTAA
- the recJ gene encoding single-stranded-DNA-specific exonuclease RecJ produces MRWTIKPKPEATKVEALQKALQVDETVATLLLQRDIETYEAAKTFFRPSFKDLHDPYLMKDMDKAVARIETAIVECENIMVYGDYDVDGTTSVALMSSYLKTKTENIATYIPDRYDEGYGVSYKGIDFAEDNGFSLIIALDCGVKAIEKVAYAKEKGIDFIICDHHRPGDDLPNAVAVLDPKRNDCDYPFKELCGCGVGFKLISALAEKEGHTPEDLVQYLDLVATAIGADIVPIVGENRALAYFGLQVINSNPRPGMKAMIVEVKKEELTITDVVFIIAPRINAAGRMKHGNHAVTLLTETDFNLAAEYAVDIDQYNTDRRETDKRITEEALIKIEENNEHDRFTTVVFDKDWHKGVIGIVASRLIETYYRPTLVFTKSGGKLAASARSVNGFDVYNALEACSEYIEQFGGHKYAAGLTLLPENYVAFKSKFEEVVKETIDPKLLVPELKIDLEIDLSQIDDRLMRILKQFAPFGPGNMTPVFMTQGIRDTGWGKCVGEDKTHIRLTASQNHKDQIVCIGFGLGNKIDLIKDKQLFNVAYTVDENHWNGNVSLQLKLKDIKA; encoded by the coding sequence ATGCGTTGGACGATAAAACCAAAACCCGAAGCCACCAAAGTTGAAGCGTTGCAAAAAGCACTTCAAGTCGATGAAACCGTAGCAACTTTATTGTTACAACGTGACATTGAAACTTACGAAGCTGCAAAGACGTTTTTCAGACCAAGTTTTAAAGATTTGCACGACCCATATTTAATGAAAGATATGGACAAAGCTGTTGCTAGAATAGAAACTGCTATAGTCGAATGTGAAAACATAATGGTTTATGGCGATTATGATGTAGATGGAACAACATCTGTGGCTTTAATGTCTTCCTATTTAAAAACAAAAACCGAAAATATAGCAACATACATTCCTGATCGTTATGATGAAGGTTATGGCGTGTCTTATAAAGGTATTGACTTCGCTGAAGACAATGGGTTTAGTCTTATTATAGCCTTAGATTGTGGTGTAAAAGCTATTGAAAAAGTAGCCTATGCTAAAGAAAAAGGTATCGATTTTATAATTTGTGACCATCATAGACCAGGTGATGATTTACCAAATGCAGTCGCAGTTTTAGACCCAAAACGTAACGACTGCGACTATCCGTTTAAAGAACTTTGCGGTTGCGGTGTTGGGTTTAAATTGATTTCTGCTTTGGCTGAAAAAGAAGGTCACACTCCTGAAGATTTGGTTCAATATTTAGATTTAGTGGCGACTGCCATTGGAGCAGATATTGTTCCTATTGTGGGCGAGAATAGAGCATTAGCTTATTTTGGTTTACAGGTTATAAATAGTAATCCAAGACCCGGAATGAAGGCTATGATTGTTGAGGTCAAAAAGGAGGAGTTAACAATTACAGATGTTGTTTTTATAATAGCGCCAAGAATAAATGCCGCAGGCAGAATGAAACATGGTAATCATGCTGTGACTTTACTAACCGAAACAGATTTTAATCTAGCAGCCGAGTATGCAGTTGATATTGATCAGTACAATACAGACCGCAGAGAAACGGATAAACGCATTACCGAAGAAGCCTTAATTAAGATAGAAGAAAATAATGAACACGACCGTTTTACAACAGTCGTTTTTGATAAGGATTGGCATAAAGGTGTCATTGGGATTGTAGCTTCTCGATTAATAGAAACGTATTATAGACCAACTTTAGTTTTTACAAAAAGTGGTGGTAAACTAGCAGCTTCGGCACGTTCGGTAAATGGTTTTGATGTTTATAATGCTCTAGAAGCTTGCTCCGAGTATATCGAACAATTTGGAGGACATAAATATGCAGCTGGCTTAACCTTATTACCAGAAAATTACGTCGCTTTTAAGTCGAAGTTCGAAGAAGTGGTAAAAGAAACTATTGACCCAAAACTATTAGTACCAGAATTAAAAATAGATTTAGAGATTGACCTTAGTCAAATAGATGATAGATTAATGCGAATTCTAAAACAATTTGCACCTTTTGGGCCAGGAAATATGACACCGGTTTTTATGACACAAGGCATCAGAGACACTGGTTGGGGAAAATGTGTTGGCGAGGATAAGACACATATAAGATTAACGGCTAGTCAAAATCACAAAGACCAAATTGTATGTATTGGTTTTGGTTTGGGAAATAAAATAGACTTGATCAAAGACAAACAATTATTTAATGTAGCTTATACTGTTGATGAAAATCATTGGAATGGCAATGTGAGTTTACAATTAAAGTTAAAAGACATTAAAGCATAA
- a CDS encoding OmpA family protein has translation MRYISMKNICTLFILFNIQITFSQNLVLNPSFERQVDERCRVYLGGFNKTISGWTIPNMGSTDYFDTCSDDMGSKNYNGYQKPKSGKAYAGIYVYTDKNYREYVQGELSETLTKDEIYEVTFYLSLADKSSFAINDIEVLFTEEKLNPCYKSNSCEKAIKPKAATDKKFKIYSDNSDMFFADKRSWKAYTFQFKAQGYENFFSIGNFYRNNRTKTKRNLSSSPYLFSYYYIDEVSVIPLNKALASEDSKISTTKEELKIVANKTYTFKNVLFDFDKSELLNSSKDELKGLFKHLKANEELDIEIYGHTDNIGLDKRNEDLSKQRAKAVAQYLILLGIKEIRITYFGFGSLNPITTNKTEEGRQQNRRVEFRLIKK, from the coding sequence ATGCGTTATATTTCTATGAAAAATATTTGCACACTCTTTATTCTATTTAACATTCAGATTACATTTTCTCAAAATTTAGTTTTGAACCCAAGTTTCGAAAGGCAAGTGGACGAAAGATGTCGTGTTTATCTAGGCGGTTTTAATAAGACTATTTCAGGTTGGACTATACCAAATATGGGTTCAACAGATTATTTTGATACTTGTAGTGACGACATGGGTTCGAAAAATTATAACGGTTATCAAAAGCCTAAGTCAGGAAAGGCTTATGCCGGTATATATGTTTATACGGATAAGAATTACAGAGAATATGTACAAGGTGAACTTTCGGAAACGTTGACTAAAGATGAAATTTATGAAGTGACTTTTTACCTTAGTTTAGCAGATAAGTCATCTTTTGCAATAAATGATATTGAAGTCTTATTTACTGAAGAAAAATTAAATCCTTGTTATAAGTCTAACAGTTGCGAAAAGGCAATTAAACCAAAGGCCGCTACTGATAAAAAATTCAAAATATATTCTGATAACAGCGATATGTTTTTTGCTGATAAAAGGTCATGGAAAGCATATACCTTTCAGTTCAAAGCCCAGGGTTATGAAAACTTTTTTTCAATTGGGAATTTTTATAGAAATAATAGAACTAAAACTAAAAGAAATTTGTCTTCAAGCCCGTATTTGTTTTCCTATTACTACATCGATGAGGTATCTGTTATACCATTAAATAAGGCATTAGCCTCAGAAGACTCAAAAATAAGTACTACAAAAGAAGAACTTAAGATTGTGGCTAATAAGACCTATACTTTTAAAAATGTCTTGTTTGATTTTGATAAATCTGAATTATTAAATTCGTCTAAAGATGAATTAAAGGGTTTATTTAAGCATCTAAAAGCAAACGAAGAATTAGATATTGAGATTTATGGACATACTGACAACATAGGTCTGGATAAAAGAAATGAAGATTTATCCAAACAACGGGCAAAAGCTGTAGCACAATACTTAATTTTACTAGGAATAAAAGAGATTCGCATCACATATTTTGGTTTTGGAAGTCTTAACCCTATAACAACCAATAAAACCGAAGAAGGGCGTCAACAAAATAGACGCGTGGAGTTTAGGCTCATAAAAAAATAA
- a CDS encoding MFS transporter, giving the protein MTKNDPYAALRIKEFNTFLLIRFALIFGWSMQFVVIEWQVYALTKDPLSLGIIGACEFIPAFLMAPFAGHIVDQREKRNLFIQTIAAFSLISFGLFWLTTSTIEESWSKNSILYSIYFLVFFGGILRAFFSPTIFSLVALIVPKKLYPNAATWSSSTWQISRVLGVAFAGFSISWIGVHWSLCIVFGLVIFSLFVVFRIKKKPILNPKIGEPILQSLKEGVRFVFKTKAILGALTLDMISVLFGGAVALLAVFAQDILKVGPQGFGILVAAPSVGAFLTMLITAYLPISKNAGMKLLVAIFGFGLCIIVFGLSTSFWLSVAALFFSGVTDGVSMVIRQTILQLKTPDNMRGRVSSVNSMFVGSSNELGAFESGLTAKLMGTANAVVFGGTMTLITVLTTGIALPSFRKLDLTKDIEEHSEEG; this is encoded by the coding sequence TTGACAAAAAACGACCCATACGCAGCGTTACGGATTAAAGAGTTCAATACATTCTTGTTAATTAGGTTTGCACTTATTTTTGGGTGGTCTATGCAGTTTGTAGTTATAGAGTGGCAGGTGTATGCATTAACTAAAGACCCATTGTCATTGGGCATAATTGGTGCTTGCGAATTTATTCCAGCATTTTTAATGGCCCCTTTTGCAGGACATATAGTGGACCAACGTGAAAAACGAAATCTATTTATTCAAACAATTGCAGCATTTTCATTAATTAGTTTTGGCTTGTTTTGGTTGACAACTTCTACTATTGAGGAGAGTTGGTCAAAAAATAGCATCCTTTATTCTATTTATTTCTTAGTTTTTTTTGGAGGTATCCTAAGAGCTTTTTTTAGCCCCACTATTTTTTCATTAGTTGCTTTAATTGTTCCAAAAAAGCTATATCCAAATGCCGCAACTTGGAGCAGTTCGACATGGCAAATTTCACGTGTATTAGGTGTTGCTTTTGCGGGATTTTCAATTAGTTGGATCGGTGTACATTGGTCTTTATGTATTGTTTTTGGGTTGGTGATTTTTTCTTTATTCGTAGTTTTTAGAATCAAAAAGAAACCGATTTTAAATCCAAAAATAGGAGAGCCTATTTTACAAAGCCTCAAAGAAGGTGTCCGATTTGTTTTTAAAACCAAAGCTATTTTGGGTGCTTTAACATTGGACATGATTTCGGTATTATTTGGAGGAGCAGTAGCCTTATTAGCGGTTTTTGCACAAGACATTTTAAAAGTTGGACCACAAGGGTTTGGTATCCTAGTAGCTGCACCATCAGTTGGTGCTTTTTTAACGATGTTAATCACAGCTTACTTACCAATTAGCAAAAATGCAGGTATGAAATTACTTGTTGCCATTTTTGGCTTTGGTTTATGTATTATAGTTTTTGGGCTTTCAACATCCTTTTGGCTATCAGTTGCAGCCTTATTTTTTAGTGGTGTAACAGATGGTGTGTCGATGGTTATACGTCAAACGATTTTACAATTAAAAACTCCCGATAATATGAGAGGCCGCGTATCATCAGTAAACTCTATGTTCGTGGGCTCTTCAAATGAGCTTGGCGCTTTTGAAAGTGGTTTAACCGCAAAGTTAATGGGAACGGCTAATGCTGTTGTCTTTGGTGGTACAATGACCTTAATAACAGTTCTAACTACGGGCATTGCATTACCATCATTTAGAAAACTTGATTTGACAAAAGATATTGAAGAACATTCAGAAGAAGGATAA
- a CDS encoding sulfatase-like hydrolase/transferase codes for MKFRPITIITLIFVLVIACQSSDDSDSGPGPNPQSEKPNILLIIADDIGLDATPNYNVGSVKPNMPNLESMMSRGIRFNNFWSNPTCTPTRGSIITGKYGFRTGVTEVGDLMPLSEVSLQSHLDDAGSGYNHAVVGKWHLANNDASHPTNMGVNYYAGLLSGGVQSYNSWNFTENGQTSNSTEYTTTKFTDLAIDWVDQQTQPWFLWLAYNAPHTPFHLPPNNLHNQGNLPTDQASIDANPLPYYMAMLEAMDTEIGRLLNSMSDTERDNTVIIFIGDNGTPGETAQAYLSSRAKGSIYNGGVNVPMVISGKNVTRVNAVENALLNSTDLFATISELAGNTTSEINDSKSFKDILTSTNAVTRDYICRKRSCWSARLYN; via the coding sequence ATGAAATTTCGCCCAATCACCATTATCACCTTAATCTTTGTTTTAGTAATTGCTTGTCAATCTTCTGATGATTCTGACTCTGGACCTGGTCCTAATCCACAGTCTGAAAAGCCAAACATCCTATTAATTATAGCAGATGATATAGGCTTAGACGCAACACCTAACTACAATGTTGGAAGTGTCAAGCCAAACATGCCAAATTTAGAGTCGATGATGAGTAGAGGAATACGATTTAATAATTTCTGGTCAAATCCGACATGCACTCCGACAAGAGGAAGCATCATTACAGGTAAGTATGGATTTAGAACAGGTGTTACAGAAGTTGGTGACCTAATGCCCTTATCAGAGGTGTCATTACAATCTCATTTAGATGATGCCGGTTCTGGGTATAATCATGCGGTGGTAGGTAAATGGCATTTAGCCAATAATGACGCAAGTCATCCAACAAATATGGGTGTTAATTATTATGCAGGATTGCTTAGTGGTGGTGTGCAGTCATACAACAGTTGGAATTTTACCGAAAATGGACAAACTTCTAATTCAACAGAATATACGACCACAAAATTTACAGATTTAGCTATAGACTGGGTTGACCAACAAACTCAACCATGGTTTTTATGGTTGGCATATAACGCACCACACACTCCGTTTCATTTACCGCCAAACAATCTACACAATCAAGGAAACCTCCCAACTGATCAAGCAAGTATTGATGCCAATCCTTTGCCATATTACATGGCTATGCTAGAAGCAATGGATACGGAAATAGGTCGACTACTTAACTCAATGAGTGACACCGAAAGAGACAATACCGTTATAATATTTATTGGCGATAATGGTACGCCTGGCGAAACAGCACAGGCATATTTAAGCTCAAGAGCAAAAGGCTCAATTTATAACGGAGGAGTTAACGTCCCAATGGTTATTTCTGGTAAAAATGTTACAAGGGTAAATGCCGTTGAAAATGCATTACTAAATTCTACAGACTTATTTGCTACAATTTCCGAATTAGCAGGGAATACTACTTCTGAAATTAATGACAGTAAAAGTTTTAAAGATATTCTTACCTCAACAAATGCTGTGACTAGGGACTATATATGCCGAAAGAGGTCCTGTTGGAGTGCAAGATTATACAATTAG
- a CDS encoding UDP-2,3-diacylglucosamine diphosphatase, translating to MNIPTGKKIYFASDNHLGAPTMEASRPREKKFVAWLDEIKHDAAAIFLLGDLFDFWFEYKTVVPRGFTRTLGKFAEISDSGIPIHYFVGNHDLWMNGYFEEELGIPVYHKPQEFKLGSQDFFIGHGDGLGPGDKGYKRMKKVFLSPFFKWLFRWGHPDIGMRIAQYFSVKNKLISGDDDATFLGDDNEWLALYSRKKLEDKHRDYFVFGHRHLPLEIQLNQNSKYINIGDWIQYFTYGVFDGDTFELKKY from the coding sequence ATAAATATACCAACTGGTAAAAAAATTTACTTTGCCTCTGATAACCATTTAGGTGCGCCAACTATGGAAGCATCTAGACCTCGCGAAAAGAAATTTGTGGCTTGGTTAGATGAAATAAAGCATGATGCAGCAGCTATTTTTCTATTGGGTGATTTATTTGATTTTTGGTTTGAATACAAAACCGTTGTGCCAAGAGGCTTTACAAGAACTTTAGGTAAATTTGCCGAAATATCTGACTCTGGTATACCAATTCACTACTTTGTTGGTAATCACGACTTATGGATGAATGGCTATTTTGAAGAAGAATTGGGAATACCTGTATATCATAAACCTCAGGAGTTTAAATTAGGAAGTCAAGATTTTTTTATTGGTCATGGTGACGGCTTGGGACCAGGAGACAAAGGCTACAAGCGTATGAAAAAAGTCTTTTTAAGCCCCTTTTTTAAATGGTTATTTCGATGGGGACATCCTGATATTGGAATGCGAATTGCTCAATATTTCTCGGTAAAAAATAAATTGATTTCTGGTGACGATGACGCTACATTTCTTGGCGATGATAATGAGTGGTTGGCTTTATACAGTCGCAAAAAATTAGAAGATAAGCACCGTGATTATTTTGTGTTTGGTCACAGGCATTTACCTTTAGAAATTCAGCTTAATCAGAATTCTAAGTATATCAATATTGGTGATTGGATCCAGTATTTTACTTATGGTGTGTTTGATGGTGATACTTTTGAGTTGAAAAAATACTAG
- a CDS encoding 6-pyruvoyl trahydropterin synthase family protein encodes MSNIRITKQFSFETGHALYGYDGKCKNVHGHSYRLDVTVIGTPISDTSNVKFGMVIDFGDLKKIVKEEIVDVFDHATVFNKNTPHVELAKELQERGHDVILADYQPTSEMMVIDFANKIKHRLPNHIKLHSLKLQETATSFAEWFASDND; translated from the coding sequence ATGAGTAATATCAGAATCACAAAACAGTTTTCTTTTGAAACTGGTCATGCATTATATGGTTACGATGGTAAGTGCAAAAATGTTCACGGTCATAGTTATAGACTAGATGTTACTGTTATTGGCACACCAATATCCGATACATCAAACGTTAAGTTTGGTATGGTTATAGACTTCGGTGACCTTAAAAAAATTGTAAAAGAAGAGATTGTAGATGTATTTGACCATGCTACTGTTTTTAATAAAAACACACCACATGTAGAACTGGCAAAAGAACTTCAAGAACGTGGACATGATGTTATTCTTGCAGATTATCAACCCACAAGCGAAATGATGGTCATTGATTTTGCAAATAAAATTAAACACCGTTTACCTAATCATATCAAGTTACATTCCTTAAAACTTCAAGAAACAGCTACAAGCTTTGCTGAGTGGTTTGCTTCAGACAATGACTAA
- a CDS encoding MATE family efflux transporter yields the protein MNTIISLKNINKLAIPALISGVSEPILSLTDAAIVGNIELNATESLAAVGIVSTFLSMLIWVLGQTRSAISSIVSQYLGAGNVEAVKNLPAQAIFIITSLSLLIIAFTYPFASQIFKLYNASNIILEYSVDYYKIRVFGFPFTLFTIAVFGTFRGLQNTYYPMLIAISGAIANIIFDFILVYGIADVIPPLHIKGAAYASVIAQMLMAGLSAFYILKKTDIPLLVKFPFNPEIKRFTLMILNLFIRTIALNVALYFATSFATSYGPTYIAAYTIAINLWFLGAFLIDGYASAGNILSGKLLGAKDYKNLILLSNKLIKYGILIGLIIAVIGGAFYYFIGSIFSNNTEVLNAFYDVFWIVLIMQPLCALAFIFDGVFKGLGKMKYLRNLLLFSTLLVFIPVILYTDSINLKLHGIFIAFTFWIIARGFPLIIKLRKTFRPLAQNP from the coding sequence GTGAATACTATAATTTCATTAAAAAATATTAATAAACTGGCAATTCCGGCATTAATTTCCGGAGTTTCAGAACCCATATTGTCATTAACTGATGCAGCTATTGTTGGTAATATTGAATTAAATGCAACAGAATCTCTAGCAGCTGTTGGTATTGTTTCAACATTTTTATCGATGTTAATTTGGGTTTTAGGACAAACCCGAAGCGCTATCTCTTCAATAGTTTCTCAATATTTAGGTGCAGGAAATGTAGAAGCAGTAAAAAATTTACCAGCTCAAGCTATTTTTATTATTACATCTTTAAGTCTACTAATTATTGCTTTTACGTATCCTTTTGCATCTCAAATATTCAAGCTATATAATGCGTCAAACATTATTTTAGAATATAGCGTAGATTACTACAAAATACGTGTCTTTGGCTTTCCGTTTACCTTATTTACAATTGCAGTTTTTGGTACGTTTAGAGGTCTTCAAAATACGTATTATCCAATGTTAATAGCCATTTCTGGAGCTATAGCTAATATTATTTTTGACTTTATATTGGTTTATGGTATTGCAGATGTAATTCCGCCTTTACATATCAAAGGTGCAGCTTACGCTAGCGTTATTGCTCAAATGCTTATGGCTGGTTTATCTGCTTTCTATATTCTTAAAAAGACAGATATTCCATTACTAGTTAAATTCCCTTTTAATCCAGAAATCAAAAGGTTTACTTTAATGATTCTTAATCTATTCATCAGAACAATCGCATTAAATGTGGCTTTGTATTTTGCAACTAGCTTTGCAACATCTTACGGACCAACTTACATTGCCGCTTATACAATTGCCATAAACCTTTGGTTTTTGGGGGCTTTTTTAATTGACGGATATGCTAGTGCAGGTAATATTTTATCTGGTAAATTATTAGGTGCTAAAGATTATAAAAACCTTATTCTTTTAAGTAATAAACTAATTAAATATGGTATTCTCATAGGTCTAATAATTGCTGTTATTGGTGGTGCGTTTTATTATTTTATTGGTAGTATCTTTAGTAATAATACTGAAGTTTTAAACGCGTTTTATGACGTCTTTTGGATTGTTCTTATTATGCAGCCTTTATGCGCTTTAGCATTTATATTTGACGGTGTTTTTAAAGGCTTGGGGAAAATGAAATACTTAAGAAATCTACTCCTTTTCTCAACACTACTCGTTTTTATTCCAGTAATACTTTATACAGATAGTATTAACCTAAAACTACATGGTATTTTTATTGCCTTTACATTTTGGATTATCGCCAGAGGTTTCCCGTTAATCATAAAATTAAGAAAAACATTTAGACCACTAGCCCAAAACCCTTAA